A genome region from Eretmochelys imbricata isolate rEreImb1 chromosome 8, rEreImb1.hap1, whole genome shotgun sequence includes the following:
- the DCTN4 gene encoding dynactin subunit 4 — MASLLQSERVSYLVRGEKEIRAPLSQLYFCRYCSELRSLECVSHEVDSHYCPSCLENMPSAEAKLKKNRCANCFDCPCCMHTLSTRATSIPAPLPDDPAKTAMKKAYYLACGFCRWTSRDVGMADKSVASGGWQEPENPHTQRINKLVEYYQQLAQKEKIERDRKKLVRRRNYMPLAFSDKYGLGTRLQRQRPGVSISALSGLSLKEGEDLREIKIEPADAVEEVEPLPEDYYTRPINLTEVTTLHQRLLQPDFQPICASQLYPRHKHLLIKRSLRCRKCEHNLSKPEFNPTSIKFKIQLVAVNYIPEVRIMSIPNLRYMKESQVLLTLTNPVENLTHVTLIECEEGDPDDINSTAKVVVPPKELILAGKDAAAEYDELAEPQDFQDDPDIVAFRKANKVGVFIKVTPQKEEGEVTVSFKMKHEFKNLAAPIRPSEEGDQSSEVIWLTHHVELSLGPLLP, encoded by the exons ATGGCGTCGCTGCTGCAGTCGGAGCGGGTCTCGTACCTGGTGCGCGGCGAAAAGGAGATCCGCGCGCCGCTCTCCCAGCTCTACTTCTGCCGCTACTGCAGCGAACTCCGCTCCCTGGAGTGCGTCTCCCACGAG GTGGACTCTCACTATTGTCCCAGTTGCCTGGAAAATATGCCATCAGCTGAAGCTAAACTGAAGAAGAATAG GTGTGCTAACTGTTTTGACTGCCCATGCTGCATGCACACACTTTCCACTAGGGCGACAAGCATTCCTGCTCCACTTCCTGATGACCCAGCCAAGACTGCAATGAAGAAAGCATATTACCTGGCCTGTGGATTTTGCCGCTGGACTTCCAGAGATGTGGGCATGGCAGATAAGTCTGTTG ccAGTGGTGGTTGGCAGGAGCCGGAGAATCCACATACACAGAGG attAACAAACTGGTTGAGTATTACCAGCAGCTGGCTCAGAAAGAGAAGATTGAGCGGGACCGTAAGAAGTTGGTGCGACGCCGAAACTACATGCCACTGGCCTTTTCG GACAAATACGGCCTTGGAACCAGACTCCAGCGTCAGAGGCCTGGGGTGTCCATCAGTGCTCTTTCCGGACTCTC CCTGAAAGAAGGAGAGGACCTGAGGGAGATAAAGATTGAGCCCGCTGATGCTGTAGAAGAAGTGGAACCTCTGCCTGAGGATTATTACACAAGACCAATAAATCTAACAGAGG TGACTACCCTGCACCAACGTCTCCTGCAGCCTGACTTCCAGCCAATATGTGCTTCCCAGCTCTACCCGCGCCATAAGCACCTTCTGATCAAACGCTCACTGCGCTGTCGG AAATGTGAACATAATCTGAGTAAACCAGAATTCAATCCAACATCCATTAAATTCAAAATCCAACTGGTTGCTGT CAACTACATCCCAGAGGTGAGGATCATGTCCATTCCCAACCTGCGCTACATGAAG GAGAGCCAAGTTCTTCTGACTCTGACCAATCCAGTGGAAAACCTCACCCATGTCACACTGATTGAGTGTGAGGAGGGAGACCCTGATGACATCAACAGTACTGCTAAG GTGGTTGTTCCTCCCAAGGAGCTCATCCTAGCTGGCAAAGATGCTGCAGCAGAATATGATGAGTTGGCAGAACCTCAGGATTTTCAAGATGACCCTGA CATTGTAGCCTTCAGAAAGGCCAACAAGGTGGGAGTTTTCATCAAGGTCACTCCACAGAAAGAAGAGGGCGAAGTGACCGTGAGCTTTAAGATGAAGCATGAGTTTAAAAATCTGGCCGCTCCAATCCGCCCCAGTGAGGAAGGTGATCAGAGTTCTGAGGTCATCTGGCTCACCCATCATGTGGAGCTCAGCCTTGGCCCACTGCTCCCATAA